A portion of the Betta splendens chromosome 2, fBetSpl5.4, whole genome shotgun sequence genome contains these proteins:
- the LOC114866241 gene encoding uncharacterized protein LOC114866241: MKPLYVKLMHVKPPYVKLMHVKPPYVEPPYVKLPYVKPPYVKLMYVKLMYVKPLYVKLMHVKSPYVKPMYVEPPFVKLMYVKPTYVKLMHVKSPYVKLMYVKPPYVKPPYVKLMYVKLMYVKPPYVKPPYVKLMYVKPPYVKLMHVKPPYVKLMHVKPPYVKLMHVKPPYVKPLYVKLMYVKPPYVKLMYVKPPYVKRGGRDRTSAHPSPPDERSNQARFHVRE, encoded by the coding sequence ATGAAGCCGCTGTACGTGAAGCTCATGCACGTGAAGCCGCCGTACGTGAAGCTCATGCACGTGAAGCCGCCGTACGTGGAGCCGCCGTACGTGAAGCTGCCGTACGTGAAGCCGCCGTACGTGAAGCTGATGTACGTGAAGCTGATGTACGTGAAGCCGCTGTACGTGAAGCTCATGCACGTGAAGTCGCCGTACGTGAAGCCGATGTACGTGGAGCCGCCGTTTGTGAAGCTCATGTACGTGAAGCCGACGTACGTGAAGCTCATGCACGTGAAGTCGCCGTACGTGAAGCTCATGTACGTGAAGCCGCCGTACGTGAAGCCGCCGTACGTGAAGCTCATGTACGTGAAGCTCATGTACGTGAAGCCGCCGTACGTGAAGCCGCCGTACGTGAAGCTCATGTACGTGAAGCCGCCGTACGTGAAGCTCATGCACGTGAAGCCGCCGTACGTGAAGCTCATGCACGTGAAGCCGCCGTACGTGAAGCTCATGCACGTGAAGCCGCCGTACGTGAAGCCGCTGTACGTGAAGCTGATGTATGTGAAGCCGCCGTACGTGAAGCTGATGTACGTGAAGCCGCCGTACGTAAAGCGCGGGGGCCGCGACAGAACCAGCGCGCATCCGTCTCCACCGGATGAAAGGTCAAATCAGGCACGTTTCCATGTACGGGAGTGA